The Phycisphaeraceae bacterium genome includes a window with the following:
- a CDS encoding 3-hydroxyacyl-ACP dehydratase FabZ family protein has protein sequence MPSLLFDLPDLDPPVPALDVAQIEAINPHRGIMRLLDKVVYKTPELDRMVAIKDIGDDEFWVPGHIPGRPIFPGVLMIEAAAQVSSLLYLMRTPDVKFMGFVGVDDLRFRGQVVPGDRLVILALEVEFRRRRSICDVQGVVGDKVVFEGRVTGMPL, from the coding sequence ATGCCAAGCCTACTATTCGATCTACCCGACCTGGACCCGCCTGTGCCGGCGCTCGATGTCGCGCAGATTGAGGCCATTAATCCCCATCGAGGGATCATGCGCCTCCTCGATAAGGTCGTCTATAAAACACCCGAACTCGATCGCATGGTCGCCATCAAAGACATAGGCGACGACGAGTTCTGGGTACCCGGCCATATCCCTGGAAGACCGATCTTCCCGGGGGTCCTCATGATCGAGGCCGCAGCCCAGGTCTCTAGTCTCCTCTACCTCATGCGGACTCCAGATGTAAAGTTCATGGGCTTCGTTGGCGTCGATGATCTCCGATTCCGTGGACAGGTGGTCCCAGGCGACCGTCTCGTGATCCTGGCACTCGAAGTCGAGTTTCGCAGGCGACGATCTATCTGCGATGTCCAAGGCGTTGTAGGCGATAAAGTTGTCTTCGAGGGTCGAGTCACCGGTATGCCGCTCTGA
- a CDS encoding histone H1, with protein MLDNYQRLKDLIEAIEDDIRKAAGGNKAAGTRVRKQMQDIKNTAQELRKQVLETRTED; from the coding sequence ATGCTTGACAACTATCAGCGTCTGAAGGATCTCATCGAAGCCATCGAAGACGACATTCGAAAAGCCGCGGGCGGGAACAAAGCCGCTGGTACCCGTGTCCGCAAGCAGATGCAGGACATCAAGAACACAGCACAAGAACTCCGCAAGCAGGTCCTGGAGACACGCACCGAAGACTAA
- the cobA gene encoding uroporphyrinogen-III C-methyltransferase has protein sequence MQQESPKSPLPGVCLIGAGPGDPGLLTVKALDRLRQAQVVIYDALADPSLLAQAPPDAILIDAGKRARDHKLTQDQINQKLVEHAKTGRFVVRLKGGDPYLFGRGAEEAVYVASHGLDCEIIPGVTSGLAAPATAGIPVTHRNLASSVTLITGHETPDKPESKLDYRTLAALAIAGGTLCFYMGVGRMSAILTSLVEHNLDPATPAAVVQWGTLPRQRVARGTVSNLDKLANKAGISSPAIIVVGGVAGLDEPGLQGFIRRPLMGQRVLVTRTRVQASQLTDLLREQGAEVVEAPTIRIVPAKDPAALRAVVQRLSQVNWLALTSANAVDSLAEVMDEQGLDARSLAGLAVGVIGSSTARRLRERLSIRADVIPQESHGGALADAMQAASPQPGRALLLRADLGGVDLPDRLRQAGWEVHDAEAYQTQPVDSLPESVVNDLKAGQFDWVTLTSSSTAANLVSLLGDDAPLLSTIKRASIGPITSKTLTDLGYPPSVEATNASIDSLVRAIVRETDKKQP, from the coding sequence GTGCAACAAGAAAGCCCGAAAAGTCCTCTCCCGGGAGTCTGCCTGATCGGCGCAGGCCCCGGCGACCCCGGCCTGCTCACCGTCAAAGCCCTCGACCGACTCCGCCAGGCTCAGGTCGTCATCTATGACGCCCTCGCCGACCCCTCTCTGCTCGCACAAGCCCCTCCCGATGCCATCCTGATCGACGCTGGCAAACGCGCCCGCGACCATAAACTCACTCAGGACCAGATCAACCAAAAACTCGTAGAACACGCAAAAACAGGGCGTTTTGTCGTTCGGCTCAAGGGAGGAGACCCCTACCTTTTCGGCCGTGGGGCCGAAGAAGCTGTCTATGTTGCCAGCCACGGATTGGACTGCGAAATCATCCCGGGCGTTACCAGCGGACTTGCCGCACCAGCCACCGCTGGCATCCCCGTCACCCACCGGAACCTTGCTTCCAGCGTGACGCTCATCACCGGACACGAGACACCCGACAAGCCCGAGTCAAAACTCGATTACCGGACCTTGGCCGCCCTTGCCATCGCGGGCGGGACCCTCTGCTTCTATATGGGTGTGGGCCGAATGTCTGCCATCCTCACCTCACTCGTCGAACACAACCTCGACCCCGCCACCCCAGCCGCCGTCGTCCAGTGGGGCACCCTTCCCAGGCAGCGGGTCGCCCGCGGCACCGTCTCCAACCTCGACAAGCTCGCCAACAAGGCCGGGATCAGCTCGCCTGCCATCATCGTTGTTGGCGGGGTCGCTGGACTCGACGAACCGGGTCTTCAGGGCTTCATCCGACGCCCTCTCATGGGCCAGCGTGTCCTTGTGACCAGAACCCGGGTCCAGGCCTCACAACTCACCGACCTCCTCCGCGAGCAAGGCGCAGAAGTCGTCGAAGCCCCCACTATTCGCATCGTCCCAGCCAAGGACCCCGCCGCCCTCCGCGCTGTCGTGCAACGGCTCTCTCAAGTCAACTGGCTGGCCCTCACCAGCGCGAACGCCGTCGATAGCCTCGCCGAAGTTATGGATGAGCAAGGCCTGGATGCACGTTCACTTGCGGGCCTGGCCGTAGGCGTCATCGGGAGCAGCACCGCCCGGCGACTCCGCGAACGACTTTCCATCCGCGCCGACGTCATCCCTCAAGAAAGCCATGGCGGGGCGCTCGCCGATGCGATGCAAGCCGCCTCGCCACAGCCCGGCAGGGCACTTCTCTTGCGCGCTGATCTGGGCGGAGTCGATCTCCCCGACCGCCTCAGGCAGGCGGGCTGGGAAGTCCACGACGCCGAGGCCTATCAAACCCAACCCGTCGATAGCCTCCCCGAGTCTGTCGTTAATGATCTCAAAGCAGGTCAGTTCGACTGGGTCACCCTCACGAGCTCTTCTACAGCGGCGAATCTGGTATCGCTCCTCGGCGACGATGCCCCATTACTTTCAACCATCAAACGCGCCTCTATAGGGCCCATCACATCAAAAACGCTGACCGACCTCGGCTACCCGCCGAGCGTTGAAGCCACGAACGCCTCGATAGACAGCCTCGTCCGGGCGATCGTCCGAGAGACGGACAAAAAACAGCCCTAG
- a CDS encoding M20/M25/M40 family metallo-hydrolase — protein sequence MDGRELNRLRTQDFGPDERAVSLSQRLRQRFHPPTRWLRFAQELMRLPTAPFHEQNVMLWVWQFAKNRGLPVRCDEAGNIVVEFVPEKPDQSLKRLMFTAHMDHIGFWAVEQKGEDLLRAHWMGRYPEELFVGSRVVFWTGGKGLDQIEPGLMNDEGVSRRLRIGGRRVTAVVERVVSFNAAGDVAEVDLRVEGAVEPGSIGMWDLGEPITLNGRMSAPAVDDLAGVAALVCLMDSLKRGELRRPVTCLFTRCEEGGFFGAIRYCRENFDDHKDEGALTDLVVSVETSKALPLTPLGSGPIVRVGDRSGIFDPEVCAWAEQCAAGLCEQHKDFTFQRRLMDGGTCESSVFQAWTGKAGAVCIPLGNYHNYNRETGKLDSEVIDVSDWGNLVRLMISMTERIETSGGIYEQFRGWCERWEDEHRRLYREPDRAGPVD from the coding sequence ATGGACGGACGCGAGCTGAATCGGTTGCGGACGCAGGACTTTGGCCCGGATGAGCGGGCTGTGTCGCTGAGTCAGCGGTTGCGTCAGCGGTTTCACCCGCCTACACGGTGGCTGCGGTTTGCTCAGGAGTTGATGCGGCTTCCGACGGCACCATTTCACGAGCAGAACGTGATGCTGTGGGTGTGGCAGTTTGCAAAGAATCGCGGGCTGCCGGTGCGTTGTGATGAGGCGGGGAATATTGTGGTTGAGTTTGTGCCGGAGAAGCCGGATCAGAGTCTCAAGCGGCTGATGTTCACGGCTCACATGGATCACATTGGTTTCTGGGCGGTTGAACAGAAAGGGGAGGACCTGCTGCGTGCGCACTGGATGGGGCGTTATCCGGAGGAGCTGTTTGTAGGGTCGCGGGTCGTGTTCTGGACCGGGGGTAAGGGGCTGGATCAGATCGAGCCGGGGCTCATGAATGACGAAGGTGTGTCGCGGAGGCTGCGGATTGGTGGGCGTCGTGTGACGGCGGTGGTGGAGCGGGTGGTGAGTTTTAACGCTGCGGGCGATGTAGCGGAGGTGGACCTGAGGGTGGAGGGTGCGGTCGAGCCGGGGTCGATTGGGATGTGGGATCTGGGGGAGCCGATCACGCTCAATGGTCGGATGAGTGCTCCGGCAGTGGATGATCTGGCGGGTGTGGCGGCGCTGGTCTGTCTGATGGACAGTCTGAAGCGAGGCGAGCTTCGGCGGCCGGTGACCTGTTTGTTTACGCGGTGCGAGGAAGGCGGTTTTTTTGGGGCTATTCGGTATTGCAGGGAGAACTTCGATGATCACAAGGATGAGGGTGCGTTGACCGATCTGGTGGTGAGTGTAGAGACGAGCAAGGCGTTGCCTTTGACGCCTTTGGGCTCGGGGCCGATCGTAAGGGTGGGGGATCGTTCGGGGATTTTTGACCCTGAGGTGTGTGCGTGGGCGGAGCAATGCGCTGCGGGGCTGTGCGAGCAGCACAAAGATTTTACGTTTCAGCGTCGCTTGATGGACGGGGGGACGTGTGAATCGAGTGTGTTTCAGGCGTGGACGGGTAAGGCGGGAGCGGTTTGTATTCCGCTGGGAAACTATCACAACTACAACCGTGAGACGGGGAAGCTCGACTCAGAGGTGATTGATGTGAGTGACTGGGGGAATCTGGTGCGATTGATGATATCGATGACCGAGCGGATCGAGACATCGGGCGGAATCTATGAGCAGTTTCGCGGCTGGTGCGAGCGGTGGGAGGATGAGCATCGGCGTCTGTATCGCGAGCCAGATCGGGCTGGTCCAGTTGATTAA
- a CDS encoding Gfo/Idh/MocA family oxidoreductase yields MAKSKTKNSKTLGVALIGSKFMGKAHSNAYLNVSKFFDLPLDPRMVIAAARDPKDLAAFSKRWGWERSTTDWRQAIADPEVDLVDVSTPNHLHAEQSIAALEAGKHVACEKPLAGTLDEARSMVEAAKKARKQQTFVWFNYRRVPAIAFARQLVQEGRLGQIYHVRCVYKQDWGGPETPLLWRFRGKDAGSGALGDLGAHIIDAARFITDDEIAEITGAILETFVKERAIVEETAAKAASLKGNKKKRKTKPNMGRSTVDDAAVFTARFKQGAIATFEATRLSTGDKNGNRIEIHGEHGAIRFGFNRMNELEWYDNTLEPRLQGWSTIDVTDGDAGHPYVANWWPVGHGLGYEHGFINQLADTCRVIAGKKISAPIPDFKDAYQTQRVMEAVVLSARNHATIKLSEVK; encoded by the coding sequence ATGGCCAAATCCAAGACAAAAAACAGCAAGACCCTCGGCGTTGCCCTCATTGGCTCTAAGTTCATGGGCAAGGCGCACTCGAACGCCTACCTCAACGTCAGCAAGTTCTTCGACCTTCCCCTCGACCCGAGAATGGTAATAGCCGCCGCCCGTGACCCGAAGGACCTTGCCGCCTTCTCCAAACGCTGGGGCTGGGAACGCTCCACTACCGACTGGCGCCAGGCCATTGCCGATCCCGAAGTCGATCTTGTCGATGTCTCCACGCCCAACCACCTCCACGCAGAGCAATCCATCGCCGCCCTTGAAGCTGGCAAACACGTCGCTTGCGAGAAGCCTCTCGCCGGAACCCTCGACGAAGCCCGCTCGATGGTTGAGGCTGCCAAAAAGGCTCGCAAGCAGCAAACCTTCGTCTGGTTCAACTACCGCAGAGTCCCCGCGATCGCCTTCGCCAGACAACTCGTCCAGGAAGGCCGACTCGGACAGATTTACCACGTCCGCTGCGTCTACAAACAAGACTGGGGCGGGCCCGAGACCCCACTGCTCTGGCGCTTCCGCGGTAAAGACGCTGGCTCCGGAGCCCTGGGTGACCTCGGCGCTCACATCATCGACGCTGCCCGCTTCATTACAGACGACGAGATTGCCGAGATCACCGGTGCGATCCTCGAAACCTTTGTTAAAGAGCGAGCCATCGTCGAAGAAACCGCTGCCAAAGCCGCATCCCTCAAAGGCAACAAGAAGAAGCGCAAAACCAAACCCAATATGGGACGCAGCACCGTCGACGACGCGGCCGTCTTTACTGCCCGCTTCAAACAAGGTGCTATCGCCACCTTCGAAGCCACTCGACTCTCTACAGGCGACAAGAACGGCAACCGTATCGAGATCCACGGCGAGCACGGCGCTATCCGCTTCGGCTTTAACCGCATGAACGAACTTGAGTGGTATGACAACACCCTTGAACCACGTCTTCAGGGCTGGAGCACCATCGACGTCACCGATGGCGACGCAGGACATCCTTACGTCGCTAACTGGTGGCCCGTCGGACATGGCCTCGGCTACGAGCACGGCTTCATCAATCAGCTCGCCGACACCTGCCGAGTGATTGCTGGCAAGAAAATCTCCGCTCCCATCCCCGACTTCAAGGACGCCTACCAGACCCAACGCGTCATGGAAGCCGTTGTCCTTTCCGCCCGTAACCATGCCACGATCAAGCTCTCAGAGGTCAAGTAA
- a CDS encoding cyanophycinase, protein MRVNELTSAFAFSLWLSLTMFVGLLNGDRAFGDQFPDRGRLVIIGGALKSDHAAIYRAFLEGTSAGSRVAVIPLASGVPERSGPLTVGDLRQYSEEPELIDDTALRHDQPELLKTAEVAGELASCGALWFTGGDQIRILRAMRPETGDTLSYAAVLEVLAKGGTVGGTSAGAAMMSEWMITGGRSADAMLLGANPGYDVPGVGYVQGMGLFGYGLVDQHFLRRGRFGRLLVAMDHLDTRLGFGVSENSAMVVDLGVGEARVIGDHGLTMIDLASSEREGHGWSGVRLSVLSEGDVVDLELGEAAIAEGRVEAKQERVVISEYAAELGVWDNYAVLRMVEALADDRGRVVMATDDNYVYRMTADEESRFFLRGEGDGRSLTAVGVRLDIEPVDGIEGRVAERLAAIERRESE, encoded by the coding sequence ATGCGAGTGAATGAGTTGACATCCGCCTTTGCATTCAGTCTCTGGCTGTCGCTGACTATGTTTGTCGGCTTGTTGAATGGGGACCGAGCGTTTGGCGATCAGTTTCCTGATCGTGGGCGGCTGGTGATCATCGGGGGTGCGTTGAAGTCTGACCATGCTGCGATCTACCGAGCCTTTCTGGAGGGGACTTCAGCGGGATCACGTGTCGCCGTGATCCCGCTGGCGAGTGGGGTCCCGGAGCGTTCGGGTCCGTTGACGGTAGGAGATCTGCGGCAGTATTCGGAGGAGCCGGAGCTGATTGATGACACTGCCCTCCGACATGATCAGCCCGAGCTCTTGAAGACGGCTGAGGTTGCCGGGGAGCTGGCGTCGTGCGGGGCGCTGTGGTTTACTGGCGGGGATCAGATCAGGATTCTTCGGGCGATGCGCCCTGAGACGGGGGACACTTTGAGCTATGCGGCTGTGCTTGAGGTTCTTGCCAAGGGAGGGACTGTTGGGGGGACCTCGGCGGGCGCTGCGATGATGAGCGAGTGGATGATCACGGGCGGGCGGAGCGCTGATGCGATGCTGCTGGGCGCGAACCCGGGTTATGACGTGCCGGGCGTGGGGTATGTGCAGGGGATGGGGTTATTTGGTTACGGGCTGGTGGACCAGCACTTTTTGAGGCGGGGTCGCTTCGGGCGGTTGCTGGTAGCGATGGACCATCTCGACACTCGGCTGGGTTTTGGGGTCAGTGAGAACAGCGCGATGGTGGTGGACCTTGGGGTTGGAGAGGCCCGTGTGATTGGTGACCACGGCCTGACGATGATCGATCTGGCGTCATCGGAGCGGGAGGGGCATGGTTGGTCGGGTGTGCGGCTGAGTGTGCTGAGTGAAGGGGATGTCGTTGATCTGGAGCTTGGTGAGGCTGCGATCGCTGAGGGGCGGGTTGAAGCCAAGCAGGAGCGTGTGGTTATCTCTGAGTATGCAGCGGAGTTGGGGGTCTGGGATAACTACGCGGTGCTCCGGATGGTCGAGGCGCTGGCGGATGACCGGGGGCGCGTGGTGATGGCAACGGATGACAACTATGTCTATCGGATGACGGCGGATGAGGAAAGTCGGTTTTTTCTTCGAGGCGAGGGTGATGGGCGGAGCCTGACGGCTGTGGGGGTGCGACTGGATATTGAGCCCGTGGACGGGATTGAGGGGCGGGTCGCTGAGCGTCTTGCCGCTATCGAGCGGAGAGAGTCGGAATGA
- a CDS encoding Type 1 glutamine amidotransferase-like domain-containing protein: MRSLILSILALTISSTPTLALDYYLTGSASDSNATPQPGLVLAGGGADVDSAMTWLLNRAAGGDIVVIRASGSDGYNDYFYSDLPGTQPNSVETLVFRSRTDAFNSFAIDKLQNAEAIFIAGGDQSRYDDYWRNSPIEDILNTKAANGVPIGGTSAGLAILGSTAYVAQRSSVTSTEALSNPFHRNVTLQHDFLTIPYLDDLVTDSHFTQRDREGRLATFVARILSDTNATTARGIGVDEAAALTIDASGYATFHGPTNRSATLLSVYDPDINLPPGQPLNLGPIESYTLTTGGAFRLPSWSPVGNTATTRSWSAYNHGNLINLGNLGDLNLDTLVNTADIDLLLTEPTTPGADLNLDGTVNQLDLEYLLVIVLGSSIGDANLDRKVDLADLSTLATNFGNTNAAAAGGWAAADFDGSGSVDLIDLSLLATNFGFKVAVPETTSTSLLLLALASLNRHHRRNHPKAQA, from the coding sequence ATGAGAAGCCTCATCCTTTCCATCCTGGCTCTCACCATCAGCTCGACACCGACGCTCGCCCTCGACTACTACCTCACCGGCTCTGCTTCCGACAGCAACGCAACACCACAGCCCGGACTTGTCCTTGCTGGCGGCGGGGCCGATGTCGACTCCGCCATGACCTGGCTCCTCAATCGCGCCGCTGGCGGAGACATCGTCGTGATCCGCGCCTCCGGCTCCGATGGCTACAACGACTACTTCTACAGCGATCTCCCCGGCACACAACCCAACTCCGTCGAAACCCTTGTCTTCCGATCACGCACTGACGCCTTCAACTCCTTCGCCATTGACAAACTCCAGAACGCCGAAGCCATCTTCATCGCTGGCGGGGACCAGTCCCGCTACGACGACTACTGGCGTAACTCACCCATCGAGGACATCCTCAACACCAAAGCCGCCAACGGCGTCCCCATAGGCGGAACCAGCGCAGGTCTCGCCATCCTCGGCTCAACCGCCTACGTCGCGCAACGAAGTTCCGTCACCTCCACCGAAGCCCTCTCCAACCCCTTCCACCGCAACGTCACCCTCCAACACGACTTCCTTACCATCCCCTACCTCGATGATCTCGTGACCGATTCCCACTTCACACAGCGCGATCGTGAAGGCCGACTCGCCACCTTCGTCGCCCGAATCCTGTCCGATACCAACGCCACCACAGCACGAGGAATAGGCGTCGACGAAGCCGCCGCCCTCACCATCGACGCCTCCGGCTACGCCACCTTCCACGGCCCCACCAACCGCTCCGCGACCCTCCTAAGCGTCTACGACCCAGACATCAACCTCCCCCCAGGACAGCCGCTCAACCTCGGACCCATCGAGTCCTACACCCTCACCACCGGCGGAGCCTTCCGACTCCCTTCCTGGTCGCCCGTCGGCAACACAGCCACCACACGATCATGGTCCGCCTACAACCACGGCAACCTGATCAACCTCGGGAACCTCGGCGACCTTAACCTCGACACCCTGGTCAACACCGCCGACATCGACCTCCTGCTCACCGAGCCAACCACCCCAGGTGCCGACCTCAACCTCGATGGCACCGTCAATCAACTCGATCTCGAATACCTCCTGGTCATCGTCCTCGGCTCAAGCATTGGCGACGCCAACCTCGACCGGAAAGTCGACCTCGCTGACCTCTCGACCCTCGCAACAAACTTCGGCAACACCAACGCAGCAGCGGCAGGGGGGTGGGCCGCTGCCGACTTCGACGGCTCCGGTAGCGTCGACCTGATCGACCTCTCACTCCTCGCGACCAACTTCGGCTTCAAAGTAGCCGTCCCTGAGACAACCAGCACATCACTCCTGTTGCTCGCCCTCGCATCACTTAACCGTCATCACCGTCGCAACCACCCGAAGGCTCAAGCATGA
- a CDS encoding prepilin-type N-terminal cleavage/methylation domain-containing protein produces MNDRMMSMASSVGRRGFTLIELLVVISIIALLIGILLPALGSARETARTLICTSNVRSMVQASVIIAEDEKNRVPFPNADTIQGENISDFFPMYIVGKNEFGEGIFGNTFDAAICPSTPNQIRSPEPREPARNVTNRPGQQYQPLTDLYRNAAEGAVDEAGGHSYDLHSWAEFGKYRTGTVDELAVTDTEYYTPWISTDVVPNARIKTDVWVRQTSAVAILAENDAAGRYGIADVDPVALPGSDKKVDNHGERGQSFGFMDGHVSFVSGAREQVETLLDAMVNFSAGGGRAKAALSLVDITATSGLVPEYDY; encoded by the coding sequence ATGAATGATCGAATGATGAGCATGGCGTCGAGCGTGGGTCGGCGCGGGTTTACGTTGATTGAGTTGCTGGTGGTGATCTCGATCATCGCCCTGCTGATCGGGATCCTGCTGCCGGCGCTGGGGAGTGCTCGTGAGACAGCGAGGACGCTGATCTGCACGAGTAATGTGCGGTCAATGGTGCAGGCTTCGGTGATCATCGCGGAGGATGAGAAGAATCGTGTGCCGTTCCCGAATGCGGATACGATTCAGGGGGAGAATATCTCCGATTTTTTCCCGATGTATATCGTGGGCAAGAATGAGTTTGGAGAGGGTATCTTCGGGAATACATTCGATGCGGCGATCTGTCCAAGCACGCCGAATCAGATTAGATCTCCAGAGCCTCGTGAGCCAGCGCGTAACGTAACGAACCGCCCCGGGCAGCAGTACCAGCCTCTGACCGATCTATATAGAAATGCAGCTGAAGGCGCGGTTGATGAGGCGGGTGGGCACAGCTATGACCTGCACTCTTGGGCTGAGTTCGGTAAGTACCGCACAGGGACCGTCGATGAGCTCGCTGTTACTGATACAGAATATTACACGCCTTGGATATCTACTGACGTGGTTCCAAACGCACGCATCAAGACGGATGTCTGGGTACGCCAGACGTCTGCAGTGGCGATCCTGGCTGAGAATGATGCGGCGGGTCGTTACGGCATCGCAGATGTGGATCCCGTCGCATTGCCTGGTAGCGATAAGAAGGTGGATAATCACGGGGAACGAGGCCAGAGCTTCGGGTTCATGGACGGGCACGTCTCGTTTGTCAGCGGCGCGCGGGAACAGGTCGAGACGCTGCTGGACGCGATGGTGAACTTTTCGGCTGGAGGGGGCAGAGCGAAAGCGGCTTTGAGTCTGGTGGACATTACTGCAACCAGTGGGCTTGTACCCGAGTACGACTATTGA